The DNA region AGGGCGGGCCCGGCAAATCGCAACGATACGCCCGACCCGTGACGCGTACCGCAAAGCCATTCGAGTCCCGTACCCTCGTAGGGTTCGTAAATCCGCAAATGGGGCAGATCGGTGTGGTGTGCATCACCTATGGCCAGGATTCTCTGCCTGGAGTTGCGGCGACACGGTCGGGATCGTCACCGTTTCGGCGGTCCCGACGGCCGGGTACTTGCGCGATCCGCCCCGCCCGTGTGGACTACGGCCAATGCTTCGCGCACGCGCGTGGCTTGAACTTCCCCAAGCTCCAGGCTTCGCCCGAGCAGGGGGAGACCCCATTACCGAACATGATCAGGAGGCAACCCGTGAGCGCGACCGCGGACCACGCGGAGGAGCGGACGAGCCTGGCCACCAGGCTGGGATTCCAGCCCGAGCAGGTGGTCCAGGAGATCGGCTTCGACGACGACGTCGACCAGGAGCTCCGCGAGGCCATTGAAGAAGTCATCGGCAGCGAGCTCATGGACGAGGAGTACGACGACGTCGCCGACGCCGTAGTGCTCTGGTTCCGTGACGACGACGGCGACCTGACGGACGCGCTGGTGGATGCCACCACGTACGTCGAAGAGGGCGGCGCCGTCCTGCTGCTGACGCCGAAGACCGGCCGAGACGGGTATGTGGAGCCCAGCGACATCGCGGAAGCCGCGACGACCGCGGGTCTGTCCCAGACCAAGAGCATCAGCGTGGGGAAGGACTGGAGCGGGACCCGGCTGGCTACGCCGAAGGCGGCCAAGTCAAAGCGGTGACGCTCCGCTGAGTTGGGCGGGGGTTCAGGGGTTGGCACCCCTGGGCCCCCGTTTTTCGTCCCTCGTACCTCGGCTTTCGTCGTCGGCTGCGGGTTCGTTGTGGCTGGTCGCGCAGTTCCCCGCGCCCCTGAGGACTCAGCCTCTCCGGCGTTTGAGGAGCGGGGGCTCGGGGGCGGAGCCCTCGAAAAGGGACGGGAATGGGTAGGGGCGGCGGGGGCGAAAAGGGGTCTCTGCGTAGGGTGGGTGCCCCGAACGGCCCATGGAAGGGATGCAGGACCATGACGATCGAGGTCGGCGACAAGGCCCCGGACTTCGAGCTGAAGGACAACCACGGCGCCACCGTGAGGCTCTCGGACTTCCGCGGCGCGAAGAACGTCGTGCTGCTCTTCTACCCCTTCGCCTTCACCGGCGTCTGCACGGGCGAACTGTGCGCCCTGCGGGACAACCTGCCGAAGTTCTCCGACCGCGACACCCAGCTGCTCGCCGTCTCAAACGACTCCATCCACACCCTGCGCGTCTTCGCCGAGCAGGAGGGCCTGGACTACCCGCTGCTGTCCGACTTCTGGCCGCACGGCGAGGTCTCGCGCGCGTACGGGGTCTTCGCCGAGGACAAGGGCTGCGCGGTGCGCGGCACCTTCGTCATCGACAAGGAGGGCATCGTCCGCTGGACCGTCGTCAACGCCCTGCCCGACGCCCGTGACCTGAACGAGTACGTGACGGCGCTCGACAGCCTGTGATCCCGGCGTGATCCCGGCATGATCCCCGCTCCGTGACCGGCCTGTGATGCCGACACTCTGGGATTCTTCACGCCCAGGGCCTGCGGCGGTGGGGAACCCCTCACTAGGATCGACACGTTGATCCGATACCAACGCACTAC from Streptomyces sp. NBC_00258 includes:
- a CDS encoding DUF3052 domain-containing protein yields the protein MSATADHAEERTSLATRLGFQPEQVVQEIGFDDDVDQELREAIEEVIGSELMDEEYDDVADAVVLWFRDDDGDLTDALVDATTYVEEGGAVLLLTPKTGRDGYVEPSDIAEAATTAGLSQTKSISVGKDWSGTRLATPKAAKSKR
- a CDS encoding peroxiredoxin, whose product is MTIEVGDKAPDFELKDNHGATVRLSDFRGAKNVVLLFYPFAFTGVCTGELCALRDNLPKFSDRDTQLLAVSNDSIHTLRVFAEQEGLDYPLLSDFWPHGEVSRAYGVFAEDKGCAVRGTFVIDKEGIVRWTVVNALPDARDLNEYVTALDSL